One window from the genome of Natronomonas pharaonis DSM 2160 encodes:
- a CDS encoding GIDE domain-containing protein — translation MSAVGMVLGLLFAGGGVWLGWSGWQRRQERQTIAARETTDALSVTPGPTEVSGTAVTDDDRTLTAPFTDASCLLAEWQIEEWDTSGDNSSWQTLDTGTVAVPFAVDDGTGTVRVAPEGASIELTDPWRTETVEIDDEPPATVKQFLERDSTPGEATGSLLPSFGWGNEAGDRRYHQRLLRPGEEVYVHGTATRTDSRSFGDVAHEIRETADDGHRDAELFIVADGDEADVIASRRDAETRLLAGAITVALGATFFVASLF, via the coding sequence ATGAGCGCTGTTGGCATGGTACTCGGTTTGCTGTTTGCCGGTGGCGGCGTCTGGCTGGGATGGAGCGGCTGGCAACGCCGTCAGGAGCGGCAGACAATCGCCGCCCGGGAGACGACCGATGCGCTGTCGGTGACGCCCGGTCCGACAGAGGTATCCGGCACAGCGGTTACCGATGACGACCGGACGCTCACCGCACCGTTTACCGACGCGTCGTGTTTGCTCGCCGAATGGCAGATTGAGGAGTGGGACACCTCGGGAGATAACTCCTCGTGGCAGACGCTCGATACCGGAACGGTCGCGGTTCCGTTTGCTGTCGACGACGGAACCGGGACCGTTCGTGTTGCCCCCGAAGGCGCATCTATCGAGCTAACCGACCCGTGGCGGACTGAGACGGTCGAAATCGACGACGAGCCGCCCGCGACGGTGAAACAATTTCTCGAACGCGATTCGACGCCGGGAGAGGCGACCGGGTCGTTGCTACCGTCGTTTGGATGGGGCAACGAAGCGGGCGACCGGCGCTATCACCAGCGGCTCCTTCGCCCGGGTGAGGAGGTCTACGTCCACGGGACTGCGACCAGAACCGACAGCCGGTCGTTCGGCGATGTCGCCCACGAGATACGGGAGACGGCGGACGACGGCCACCGTGACGCCGAACTGTTCATTGTCGCCGATGGCGACGAGGCAGATGTCATCGCCTCCCGCCGTGACGCCGAGACGCGGCTCCTCGCGGGAGCTATAACTGTGGCCCTCGGAGCGACGTTCTTCGTGGCGTCTCTGTTCTGA
- a CDS encoding 4Fe-4S binding protein — MAIDPNFEETREREGQERGVDVWGPTDPPEQLGIHGTHVAVDLDICVGDGACLEDCPVDVFEWIDTPDHPESEQKVTPADEDQCIDCMLCVDVCPVDAIDVDPGRENRI; from the coding sequence ATGGCCATCGACCCGAACTTCGAAGAGACGCGGGAACGAGAGGGTCAGGAACGCGGCGTTGACGTCTGGGGACCGACCGACCCGCCGGAGCAACTCGGCATCCACGGCACTCACGTCGCTGTCGACCTCGATATCTGTGTGGGCGACGGCGCGTGTCTCGAAGACTGTCCGGTCGATGTCTTCGAGTGGATAGACACGCCTGACCACCCCGAAAGCGAGCAAAAGGTGACACCGGCCGACGAAGACCAGTGTATCGACTGTATGCTCTGTGTCGACGTCTGCCCGGTCGACGCTATCGACGTCGACCCCGGCCGCGAGAACCGTATCTAG
- a CDS encoding ribonuclease J — protein MEVEIATIGGYEEVGRQMTAVRAGDNVVIFDMGLNLSKVLIHDNVETERMHSLDLIDMGAIPDDRVMSDIEGDVQAIVPTHGHLDHIGAISKLAHRYDAPIVATPFTIELVKQQIEGEEKFGVQNDLVKMDAGGTMPIGEKCELEFVNVTHSIIDAINPVLHTPEGAVVYGLDKRMDHNPVLGDPIDMDRFREIGREGVLCYIEDCTNAGKKGKTPSESVARSQLKDVMYSLEDYDGGIVATTFSSHIARVKSLVEFAEDIGRQPVLLGRSMEKYSGTAERLDFVDFPSDLGMYGHRKSVDRTFKRIMDEGKEDYLPVVTGHQGEPRAMLTRMARGETPYELDEGDKVIFSARVIPEPTNEGQRYQAEKLLGMQGARIYDDIHVSGHLNSEGHYQMLQALNPTNVIPAHQDMKGFSPYVELASNEGYELGRDLHVTKNGNTIQLTE, from the coding sequence ATGGAAGTCGAAATCGCAACCATTGGCGGCTACGAGGAAGTCGGTCGACAGATGACCGCGGTTCGCGCGGGCGATAACGTGGTTATCTTCGACATGGGACTGAACCTCTCGAAGGTACTGATTCACGACAACGTCGAAACAGAGCGGATGCACAGCCTCGACCTCATCGACATGGGCGCTATCCCGGACGACCGCGTCATGTCCGACATCGAGGGTGACGTACAGGCCATCGTCCCGACCCACGGCCACCTCGACCACATCGGTGCCATCTCGAAACTGGCCCACCGCTACGACGCCCCCATCGTCGCAACGCCGTTTACCATCGAACTGGTCAAACAGCAGATCGAGGGCGAAGAGAAGTTCGGCGTGCAGAACGACCTCGTCAAGATGGATGCCGGCGGCACGATGCCCATCGGCGAGAAGTGCGAACTCGAATTCGTCAACGTCACACACTCCATCATCGACGCCATCAACCCGGTCCTGCACACCCCTGAAGGCGCTGTTGTCTACGGGCTCGACAAGCGCATGGACCACAACCCGGTTCTCGGCGACCCCATCGACATGGACCGGTTCCGAGAGATCGGCCGCGAGGGCGTCCTCTGTTACATCGAGGACTGTACGAACGCCGGCAAGAAGGGCAAGACGCCCTCCGAGTCGGTTGCCCGCTCGCAGCTGAAAGATGTCATGTACTCGCTGGAGGACTACGACGGCGGCATCGTCGCAACCACGTTCTCCAGCCACATCGCCCGTGTCAAGAGCCTCGTCGAGTTCGCCGAGGACATCGGCCGACAGCCGGTGTTGCTCGGTCGCTCGATGGAGAAATACTCCGGCACCGCCGAGCGGCTCGACTTCGTCGACTTCCCGAGCGACCTCGGGATGTACGGCCACCGGAAGTCCGTCGACCGGACATTCAAGCGAATTATGGACGAGGGCAAGGAGGACTACCTCCCGGTCGTGACCGGCCACCAAGGAGAGCCAAGAGCGATGCTCACCCGGATGGCCCGCGGCGAGACGCCCTACGAACTCGACGAGGGCGACAAGGTCATCTTCAGCGCCCGCGTCATCCCCGAGCCGACAAACGAGGGACAGCGCTATCAGGCCGAGAAGCTCCTCGGCATGCAGGGAGCCCGTATTTACGACGACATCCACGTTTCCGGCCACCTGAACTCGGAGGGGCACTACCAGATGCTGCAGGCGCTGAACCCGACCAACGTCATCCCGGCCCACCAAGACATGAAGGGCTTTTCGCCGTACGTCGAACTGGCGAGCAACGAGGGCTACGAACTCGGGCGTGACCTCCACGTCACGAAGAACGGCAACACGATACAGCTGACCGAATGA
- a CDS encoding DHH family phosphoesterase, translating into MSSAISMASMSSYAILGCGSVGHAVAEELVEEGKDVLILDRDEGRVEALRDQDLDARTADIEDPTAAEAIADRDVVLILSPDVEANRVAVENLREHAEDKFIIVRASDPVTADELKEAGADVVINPSAVIADSALRALEQGELEHKAAQLADIIDDGETLAVLAHRSPGPDSIASAVALQAIAEARDVEADILYEGEIGHQENRAFVNLLGIELVSLGETDLEEYDTLALVDCAKATEPVVDGEVDILIDHFEPEVDYEAEFNDIRPNVSSTSTILTKYIQEFDLSLSEEVATALLYGIRAETLDFKRDTTPADLTAAAYLYPFANHDTLEQVESPSMSPETLDVLAEAIRNREVKGSHLISNAGVIRDRDALSQASQHLLNLEGITTSAVFAIADDTIYLAARSKDIRINIGNVLQDAFGEIGDVRGHSTDASAEIPLGIFTGLEITGDNRDTLLELTEQAVRTRLFEAMGVEGSSGDSSNSS; encoded by the coding sequence ATGAGCAGTGCCATCTCGATGGCCTCGATGTCGTCGTATGCGATTCTCGGCTGCGGGAGCGTCGGTCATGCCGTCGCCGAGGAGCTGGTCGAGGAGGGCAAAGACGTCCTCATTCTCGACCGCGACGAGGGCCGCGTTGAGGCGCTCCGCGACCAGGACCTCGATGCGCGGACCGCTGACATCGAGGACCCGACGGCCGCCGAGGCCATCGCCGACCGCGATGTCGTCTTGATTCTCTCGCCAGATGTTGAAGCAAACCGGGTGGCAGTCGAAAATCTCCGGGAACACGCCGAGGATAAGTTCATCATCGTCCGGGCGTCGGACCCTGTCACCGCCGATGAACTCAAGGAAGCCGGCGCGGATGTCGTCATCAACCCCTCGGCGGTCATCGCCGACTCGGCGCTGCGGGCGCTTGAACAGGGGGAACTTGAGCACAAGGCCGCACAGCTTGCGGATATCATCGACGACGGAGAGACGCTGGCGGTCCTTGCCCATCGGTCGCCGGGGCCGGACTCTATCGCGTCAGCGGTCGCGCTACAGGCTATCGCCGAGGCCCGTGATGTCGAGGCGGATATCCTCTACGAGGGCGAAATCGGTCATCAGGAGAACCGTGCGTTCGTCAACCTGCTCGGCATCGAGCTGGTTTCGCTGGGAGAGACCGACCTCGAAGAGTACGACACGCTCGCGCTCGTCGACTGTGCGAAAGCGACCGAGCCCGTCGTCGACGGCGAGGTCGATATCCTCATCGACCACTTCGAGCCGGAGGTCGACTACGAGGCCGAGTTCAACGATATCCGGCCGAACGTCTCCTCGACATCGACGATTCTGACAAAATACATCCAGGAGTTCGACCTCAGCCTCTCCGAGGAAGTCGCGACGGCGCTGCTGTACGGGATTCGCGCCGAGACGCTGGATTTCAAGCGGGATACGACGCCGGCGGACCTGACAGCCGCGGCGTATCTATACCCCTTCGCCAACCACGATACCCTCGAACAGGTCGAGTCGCCGTCGATGAGCCCCGAAACGCTGGACGTTCTCGCCGAGGCGATTCGCAACCGTGAGGTCAAAGGCTCCCACCTCATCTCGAACGCCGGCGTCATCCGCGACCGCGATGCGCTCTCGCAGGCCTCTCAACACCTGCTGAACCTCGAAGGCATCACGACCTCGGCGGTGTTCGCCATCGCCGACGATACCATCTATCTCGCCGCCCGCTCGAAGGACATCCGAATCAACATCGGCAACGTGCTCCAGGACGCGTTTGGCGAAATCGGCGACGTGCGCGGTCACTCAACCGACGCTTCGGCCGAAATCCCGCTCGGCATCTTCACCGGGCTCGAAATCACCGGCGACAACCGCGATACACTGTTGGAGCTGACAGAGCAGGCAGTCAGGACGCGGCTCTTCGAGGCGATGGGCGTCGAAGGAAGCAGCGGAGACAGCTCGAACAGCAGCTAG
- the idsA3 gene encoding geranylfarnesyl diphosphate synthase, with protein sequence MTSADHVESAIAERREIVNEAVSEQLPVQKPERLYSASRYLLDAGGKRLRPTILLLAAESLADVEPLSADYRQFPSLPGDEVDVLSAAVSIEVIQSFTLIHDDIMDDDDLRRGVPAVHREYDLETAILAGDTLYSKAFEYMLDTGAPAERSVEALDELATTCTEICEGQALDVDFENRSDVTTEEYLEMVEFKTAVLYAAAASIPAILLGSDDETVEALHGYGLDIGRAFQIQDDLLDLTAPSDELGKQRGSDLVENKRTVITLHARDQGIDVEGLVSDDPSDAEIEAAVQTLEDAGSIDFAREMALDLVTSGKERLDVLPENEARQLLEDIADFLVERSY encoded by the coding sequence ATGACGAGCGCAGACCACGTCGAATCGGCCATCGCCGAGCGCCGCGAGATTGTCAACGAGGCGGTCTCCGAGCAGCTGCCGGTACAGAAACCCGAGCGGCTCTATTCGGCGTCGCGGTATCTGCTTGATGCCGGCGGCAAGCGACTGCGGCCGACGATACTGCTTTTGGCCGCCGAATCGCTTGCCGATGTCGAGCCGCTGTCGGCTGACTACCGACAGTTCCCGTCGCTGCCCGGCGACGAAGTCGATGTTCTCTCGGCGGCTGTTTCCATTGAGGTCATCCAGTCGTTCACGCTTATCCACGACGACATCATGGACGACGACGACCTCCGGCGGGGCGTTCCGGCAGTTCACCGGGAGTATGACCTTGAAACTGCCATTCTGGCGGGTGATACGCTCTACTCGAAGGCTTTCGAGTATATGCTCGATACGGGAGCGCCCGCGGAACGAAGCGTCGAGGCGCTCGACGAACTGGCGACGACCTGCACCGAAATCTGTGAGGGCCAAGCCCTTGACGTCGACTTCGAGAACCGGTCGGACGTGACGACCGAGGAGTATCTGGAGATGGTCGAATTCAAGACAGCGGTGCTGTACGCCGCTGCCGCATCGATTCCAGCTATCCTGCTGGGAAGCGACGACGAGACCGTCGAGGCGCTACACGGCTACGGCCTCGACATCGGCCGGGCCTTCCAGATTCAAGACGACCTGCTTGACCTGACAGCGCCGAGCGACGAACTCGGCAAGCAGCGCGGCTCGGACCTCGTCGAAAACAAGCGGACCGTCATCACGCTACACGCCCGTGACCAGGGCATCGATGTCGAAGGGCTTGTCTCCGATGACCCAAGCGACGCGGAAATCGAGGCTGCCGTGCAAACACTTGAAGACGCCGGCAGCATTGACTTCGCCCGCGAGATGGCGCTCGACCTCGTGACGAGCGGCAAAGAACGGCTCGACGTGCTACCGGAGAACGAAGCCAGACAGCTACTCGAAGACATCGCCGACTTCCTCGTCGAACGCAGCTACTAG
- a CDS encoding PRC-barrel domain-containing protein, translating to METESAPQEITSLVGREVYSNNGVFVGEVEDLQLNLDRESVTGLALGELNRELFAGHVPSSDGVIVPYRWVRAVGDIILVNDAVEKIQEPEEPDAV from the coding sequence ATGGAGACGGAGTCCGCCCCACAGGAAATCACGTCACTTGTCGGCCGGGAAGTCTACTCGAACAACGGCGTCTTCGTCGGCGAGGTCGAAGACCTACAACTCAACTTGGACCGGGAGTCGGTGACCGGGCTCGCGCTCGGCGAACTCAACCGGGAGCTCTTCGCCGGCCACGTTCCGAGTTCGGACGGCGTTATCGTCCCCTACCGCTGGGTGCGCGCCGTCGGCGACATCATTCTGGTCAACGACGCCGTCGAGAAGATTCAGGAGCCAGAGGAACCGGACGCCGTCTAG
- the trxA gene encoding thioredoxin has product MSDDDLEAIREQKREALMSRAATPDEPVSVEGPGHLEERLDEHETVLVDFYADWCGPCKMLAPKLSAVAAETDAAVLKVDIDANQALASEYQVQGVPTLYLFHNGDVEDRMVGMQDEATLKQKIAAVQ; this is encoded by the coding sequence ATGAGCGACGATGACCTCGAAGCGATACGGGAACAGAAACGCGAAGCGCTCATGTCGCGGGCCGCGACACCCGACGAGCCCGTTTCCGTCGAGGGGCCGGGCCACCTGGAGGAACGTCTCGACGAACACGAAACAGTACTGGTCGACTTCTATGCGGACTGGTGTGGTCCCTGCAAGATGCTCGCCCCGAAGCTATCGGCTGTCGCCGCCGAGACCGATGCGGCGGTGCTGAAAGTCGACATCGACGCCAACCAAGCCCTCGCAAGCGAGTATCAGGTCCAGGGCGTGCCGACACTGTACCTGTTCCACAACGGCGATGTCGAAGACCGAATGGTCGGCATGCAGGACGAAGCGACGCTGAAGCAAAAAATCGCCGCAGTGCAGTAG
- the tmcA gene encoding tRNA(Met) cytidine acetyltransferase TmcA: MDTVRETARGLCSEASATNERRLLVLAGGRDAGYRGAAAAVEAAGIDRTEVAAVSEQELPVGAGVAPKRTDELLGTTRACVVFDCHDSCRPNALGRAVGAVDGGGLLVVLTPPLSSWPDRVDGFETTLAVPPFSEANVGDRFRTRLVETLRSHRGIAIVDVDSDRLLKDGRTNPAPRLPTPNERHSTGDVFPDAAYEACRTSDQRDALQACERLRKKGAAVVLEADRGRGKSSAAGLAAAALAADGGDVLITAPQYRNAAEGFDRAAELLDTLGALADDARDGDRSPALLADSGGRVRFLSPADAADASADALIVDEAASLPVGTLESLLGVAPSACFATTVRGYEGAGRGFDVRFRETLTETHETTTQVLSEPIRYAPGDPVEVWLFRALLLDASPPVDPLVEDVSTAETAYRRLDADTLADDERLLREAFGLLVYAHYRTEPNDLARLLDAPNIAARALVADGHVVSVALLAREGGLNDDIAVDVYEGSRIRGNLVPDVLASQLRDPDACGPVGVRTLRIATHHAARSRGLGSRLLSEIEAELNERPRLSSAWPPGVDYLSVSYGVTPPLLDFWSANDYRPVHLSTTQNDTSGERSVLMVRPLSETGAQLTDRHERQFYARLPPALTDPLSTATPDIVRGVLSAIDGSVADPVSLTASEWRHVASAASGPGLYDVSPGPFRRLAVRALVDGAVDNTAAERLLVSKVLQAHSWDGVADRLGYVSTRECMRALGDAYEPLVEQYGTDAATEELERYR; the protein is encoded by the coding sequence ATGGACACCGTCCGGGAGACGGCGCGTGGGCTCTGCTCGGAGGCGTCAGCGACGAACGAGCGCCGCCTGCTCGTGCTGGCCGGCGGTCGTGATGCCGGCTACCGAGGGGCAGCGGCGGCCGTAGAGGCGGCAGGCATCGACAGAACGGAAGTCGCCGCTGTCAGCGAGCAGGAGCTGCCGGTTGGCGCGGGGGTTGCACCGAAGCGAACCGACGAGTTGCTCGGAACGACGCGGGCGTGTGTCGTCTTTGACTGCCACGACAGCTGCCGGCCGAACGCGCTCGGCCGCGCGGTCGGAGCCGTCGACGGCGGCGGCCTCCTCGTTGTCCTCACGCCACCGCTTTCGTCGTGGCCGGACCGCGTCGACGGCTTCGAGACGACGCTTGCTGTTCCGCCGTTCTCGGAAGCGAATGTCGGCGACCGGTTCCGTACCCGTCTCGTTGAGACCCTGCGTTCCCACCGGGGCATCGCCATTGTCGATGTCGACAGCGACCGGCTACTGAAAGACGGCCGGACAAACCCTGCGCCACGGCTTCCGACACCGAATGAGCGACACTCGACGGGCGATGTGTTCCCCGACGCTGCCTACGAGGCCTGCCGTACCAGCGACCAACGAGACGCTCTGCAGGCTTGCGAGCGGCTCCGCAAGAAAGGGGCCGCCGTCGTGCTTGAGGCCGACCGCGGGCGGGGAAAATCGAGCGCGGCTGGGCTTGCCGCGGCGGCGCTGGCCGCAGATGGTGGCGACGTACTCATTACCGCACCCCAGTACCGGAACGCGGCAGAGGGATTCGACCGCGCTGCCGAACTGCTCGATACACTCGGGGCGCTCGCTGACGACGCCCGCGACGGGGACCGCTCGCCGGCGCTGCTCGCCGACAGTGGGGGTCGCGTTCGGTTTCTGTCGCCGGCCGATGCCGCCGACGCATCGGCGGACGCACTCATCGTTGACGAGGCTGCTTCGCTTCCCGTCGGGACGCTCGAATCACTGCTTGGGGTTGCCCCGTCGGCCTGCTTTGCCACGACGGTCCGTGGCTACGAGGGGGCCGGCCGCGGCTTCGATGTCCGGTTCCGTGAAACGCTCACCGAGACCCACGAGACGACGACACAGGTGCTTTCGGAGCCGATACGTTATGCGCCGGGAGACCCAGTTGAGGTGTGGCTGTTCCGGGCGCTACTGCTCGATGCCAGCCCGCCTGTCGACCCGCTGGTCGAGGATGTCAGTACAGCGGAGACGGCGTACCGTCGGCTCGATGCCGATACGCTCGCCGACGACGAACGGCTGCTCCGGGAGGCGTTCGGACTGCTCGTCTACGCACACTACCGGACGGAGCCGAACGACCTCGCACGTCTGCTCGATGCGCCGAATATCGCTGCCCGCGCGCTGGTCGCAGACGGCCATGTCGTTTCGGTCGCCCTACTGGCCCGCGAGGGCGGCCTCAACGACGACATCGCTGTCGATGTCTACGAAGGAAGCCGCATCAGGGGTAATCTGGTGCCCGATGTGCTGGCGAGTCAGCTTCGGGACCCTGATGCCTGCGGTCCCGTCGGCGTTCGGACGCTCCGCATCGCGACCCACCACGCGGCTCGCTCACGGGGCCTTGGCTCCCGGCTGCTCTCCGAAATCGAGGCCGAACTCAACGAGCGGCCACGGCTTTCGTCGGCGTGGCCGCCCGGCGTCGACTATCTCAGCGTCAGCTACGGTGTGACGCCGCCGCTCTTGGACTTTTGGTCGGCAAACGACTATCGCCCCGTCCACCTATCGACGACACAAAACGACACGAGCGGCGAGCGTTCGGTGCTGATGGTCCGGCCGCTCTCCGAAACTGGGGCGCAGTTGACCGACCGTCACGAACGGCAGTTTTACGCCCGGTTGCCGCCTGCGCTTACTGACCCGTTGTCGACGGCAACTCCCGACATTGTCCGCGGTGTCCTCTCGGCAATCGATGGTTCGGTCGCCGACCCCGTCTCGCTTACAGCTTCGGAGTGGCGTCACGTCGCCAGCGCTGCCTCCGGGCCGGGGCTCTACGATGTCTCACCGGGGCCGTTCCGTCGGCTCGCGGTGCGGGCGCTCGTTGACGGCGCTGTTGACAACACAGCAGCCGAGCGGCTCCTTGTCAGCAAGGTGTTGCAGGCCCACTCGTGGGACGGGGTTGCCGACCGTCTCGGCTACGTCTCGACCAGAGAGTGTATGCGTGCCCTCGGCGACGCCTACGAGCCGCTGGTCGAGCAGTACGGAACGGATGCCGCAACGGAAGAACTCGAACGGTACCGCTAG
- a CDS encoding glutamate--tRNA ligase: MDEDLRERIEREAETAALFNALKHESDAQVGAILGPMMGENPDFRPHGDEIPGIISPVIERVNGLSDEEKRERLEELAPEKVEALAAEDEGDDRPLPELPNADAYDDVRMRLAPNPNGPWHVGHARMPAVIGTYKDRYDGWFCVRFDDTDPETKRPDLDAYGEILDAIDYLGFEPDEVVKASDRVETYYEYGRKLIKAGGAYTCSCDAESFSELKNNAEACPHRDKDIETTLSEFEAMIDGEYSAGEMVLRVRTDIEHKNPALRDWVAFRMVDTPHPREEAADYRCWPMLDFQSGIDDHEFGISHIIRGIDLQDSAKRQQFVYEYFDWEYPEVIHWGHVQIDAYDIEMSTSTIKQLIDDGELDDWDDPRAPTVASLKRRGIRGQAIVNAMVELGTSTSNVDLAMSSVYAENREFVDDEADRRFFVRDGVEKPLAGGPESASPPLHPNDEDRGRREIPVGDAVYVEPDDVPADGERVWLKGLGPVRHEDGAFVATDDDIEVVRDGAVDVVHWVPAQESVPLRLRTVDGDEAGHAEPGIETYDADDIVQFERIGFARIDRHDDEESVAYFAHP, encoded by the coding sequence ATGGACGAAGACCTCCGCGAGCGCATCGAGCGCGAGGCCGAGACGGCAGCGCTGTTCAACGCGCTCAAGCACGAAAGCGACGCACAGGTCGGCGCGATACTGGGTCCGATGATGGGCGAAAATCCCGACTTCCGCCCACACGGCGACGAGATTCCAGGGATTATCTCGCCGGTCATCGAACGAGTCAACGGACTCTCCGACGAGGAAAAGCGCGAACGGCTCGAAGAGCTGGCTCCCGAGAAAGTCGAGGCGCTTGCGGCCGAAGACGAAGGCGACGACCGACCGCTGCCAGAGCTCCCGAACGCTGACGCCTACGATGACGTACGGATGCGGCTCGCGCCCAACCCCAACGGCCCGTGGCACGTCGGCCACGCCCGGATGCCCGCTGTCATCGGGACGTACAAGGACCGCTACGATGGCTGGTTCTGTGTCCGCTTTGACGATACCGACCCCGAAACGAAGCGGCCGGACCTCGACGCGTACGGCGAGATTCTCGACGCCATCGACTACCTCGGGTTCGAGCCGGACGAGGTCGTCAAGGCCTCCGACCGCGTCGAGACGTACTACGAGTACGGCCGGAAGCTCATCAAAGCCGGCGGTGCCTACACGTGCTCGTGTGACGCCGAGTCCTTCTCCGAGCTGAAAAACAACGCCGAAGCCTGCCCGCACCGTGACAAGGACATCGAGACGACGCTGTCGGAATTTGAAGCGATGATTGACGGCGAGTACAGCGCCGGTGAGATGGTCCTACGAGTCCGAACCGACATCGAGCACAAGAACCCGGCGCTGCGCGATTGGGTCGCCTTCCGGATGGTGGATACCCCCCATCCCCGCGAGGAAGCCGCCGACTACCGATGTTGGCCAATGCTCGATTTCCAATCCGGCATCGACGACCACGAGTTCGGCATCTCACACATCATCCGCGGCATCGACCTGCAGGATTCGGCGAAACGACAGCAGTTCGTCTATGAGTATTTCGACTGGGAGTATCCCGAGGTTATCCACTGGGGGCACGTCCAGATAGACGCCTACGACATCGAGATGTCGACATCAACGATTAAGCAACTCATCGACGACGGCGAGCTTGATGACTGGGATGACCCGCGCGCACCGACGGTTGCGAGCCTCAAGCGACGCGGCATCCGTGGGCAAGCCATCGTCAACGCGATGGTTGAACTCGGCACCTCGACATCCAATGTGGACCTTGCGATGTCGTCGGTTTACGCCGAAAACCGAGAGTTCGTTGACGACGAGGCTGACCGTCGCTTCTTCGTTCGGGATGGCGTCGAGAAACCCCTCGCTGGCGGCCCCGAGTCGGCGTCGCCGCCGCTCCACCCCAACGACGAGGACCGCGGTCGGCGGGAAATCCCGGTTGGCGACGCCGTCTACGTCGAACCCGACGACGTGCCGGCTGACGGCGAGCGGGTCTGGCTGAAGGGCCTTGGGCCGGTCCGCCACGAGGACGGGGCGTTCGTCGCAACCGACGACGACATCGAGGTCGTCAGAGACGGCGCCGTTGACGTCGTTCACTGGGTCCCCGCCCAAGAGAGCGTCCCGCTTCGGCTGCGGACCGTAGACGGCGACGAGGCCGGTCACGCAGAACCCGGCATCGAAACCTACGACGCCGACGACATCGTCCAGTTCGAGCGCATCGGCTTCGCACGAATCGACCGCCACGACGACGAGGAATCGGTCGCCTACTTCGCGCACCCGTAG
- a CDS encoding SDR family oxidoreductase, with the protein MTDEWPQTPPTTELFADDLLAGETALITGGGTGIGKAMAVAFAEHGADVAVASRDMDHLRPVVEAAEDAGADAFATTVDIRKPEAVEEMTATVLDELGDISILVNNAGANFVTPFEELSPNGWRAVVGTILDGTAYCTMTVGEHLIERGGGVVLSMGATNSVHGAPFHAHSGAGKAGVHNLMQTVASEWADHGVRANTIAPGIIETEGVTEAAGGALPPELLEDIPADRFGTPADCVSLALFLASPAAAYVTGGYYPVDGGQLLFSSPY; encoded by the coding sequence ATGACCGACGAGTGGCCCCAGACGCCGCCGACGACGGAGCTTTTCGCTGACGACCTTCTTGCCGGCGAAACAGCGCTCATCACCGGTGGCGGGACCGGCATCGGAAAGGCGATGGCAGTTGCGTTCGCCGAGCACGGAGCAGACGTAGCCGTCGCCTCGCGCGACATGGACCATCTCCGGCCGGTCGTCGAGGCTGCCGAGGACGCCGGGGCAGACGCCTTCGCGACGACGGTCGATATCCGCAAGCCGGAGGCCGTCGAGGAAATGACAGCCACCGTCCTCGACGAGCTCGGAGACATCTCGATACTCGTCAACAACGCCGGCGCGAACTTCGTGACGCCGTTCGAGGAGCTGTCGCCGAACGGCTGGCGGGCGGTCGTCGGCACGATTTTGGACGGAACCGCCTACTGCACGATGACTGTCGGTGAGCATCTCATCGAGCGCGGTGGCGGCGTGGTGCTGTCGATGGGGGCGACAAACTCCGTCCACGGTGCGCCGTTCCATGCCCACTCCGGAGCCGGAAAGGCCGGGGTGCACAACCTGATGCAGACGGTCGCCAGCGAATGGGCCGACCACGGCGTGCGCGCGAACACGATAGCCCCGGGCATCATCGAAACCGAAGGCGTCACCGAGGCGGCGGGCGGAGCACTCCCGCCGGAACTGCTTGAGGACATCCCCGCAGACCGCTTCGGGACGCCGGCCGACTGTGTGTCGCTGGCGCTGTTTCTTGCTTCACCCGCAGCGGCGTATGTCACCGGCGGCTACTATCCGGTCGACGGGGGACAACTGCTGTTTTCGTCGCCGTACTGA